The genomic interval GTGTTCAAAGTGATAACCCTGATTTTTCAGAGTATTGAAGGTTTCATTTTCTATCTTCCATCGTGCTCTCGCGATTCGCATCAATTCATAAGCATTTTCTTTTGTAATTTCAATATCTGTAACCCAGCTAAAAGCAATCATATGCTCTTTTTTATCAACCTGCTTATACTCAAGAACATTGACTTTGAGTTCTGAAGTCTCATTTAAAGAAATTTGGTTTGTAAAAGAAAAGTAATGAGAAAATCTATCTTTCTCTATACAGAATTGCTCTGTCTTTTTTAATTCCTGTAGCTTATCAAGTTGATTGTAAAGGTGTTTGTGATTTTTTTCTTTTGCACCTATGATAAAGGATAGATTCTTCTCTTTCAGTAATTCAATGTGGGGAGCATTTGAAAACAGAGAATCCTCTACAAATATTGTTTTTAAATGAGGATGCTCTCTTCTAAAATCTTCAATAAATCGTTTAGAGGCGTTTAACTCACAGTCATTTTTTGTTTTCCCATCTTCGTTTGTAATAGGTTCAAACATAAGAGGGATAACTTCTTTCTTATCCGGATGCACAATACAGGCACCATACATCATATGCTGGTAGAGAGTTTCACTTTTCTTATTCTTTACAAGACAGGATTTACAATGAATTTTTCCTGAAGAGAAGAATCCGGTTCCGTCCCCGGAAAGAATATAATAATCATCAAGGACACGATAAGATTCGAGAACCTTGCCACGCTGAAGTTTTGAAAAAAGGTTTTTATATATTTTCCTGAAAGCTCCTGTTGAAACTTCATCAACAATTTCTCTCATTTGAGTGTCAGAGGGTATCTCTTGAATCTTGTATATACTTTGAAGATTTTTATTCTTCACTTTTTCTCTTTCAAACTCAAGAAGTGATGCGTTCTTTTGAGAAAAGATAGCAAAGGCTGACATTAAAGCATCTGTTAGAGAAATCGAAGGATTGACCCTGTGGTCTGGAATTTTAGAAAATTCCTCCCGAATTGCTTGATAAAGTCCATCTGCTGATAAATCTACCCGTGCGTGTAACTCGTTTTTGGCTGGCATATAGTCAAAAAGACTATATCCCTGCACAGGTACAAGCGATTTTTGATGAAAAAGTTTACGAAAGCTTTCCCTGTAAACCCAAAAATCTTAGCCTTATCTGCCTGTTACAAGCAAAGCGGGAATTGCTGGGAAACTCTTACTGATGCTGGTTTATACTTTGACTTTTCGAAAATAAAAAATTAAAATGTAGAAAATGAAAAAAAATTACAACATATATTGCAAACCTTGGACATAAATATTTTAAGCGGTACTTGACAATTTAAAAAGAAAAAAACTTACAGTACTCTGGGATAATACATATAATGGATGAAATAAATAGAATAGAATCTAGTTTTCCTGTAGTAGCTATAGGAGCTTCTGCCGGTGGTCTTAAAGCTTTAGAAGAGTTTTTTCAGTTTATGCCGGAGGACAGTGGAGCTGCTTTCGTGGTAATTCAGCATCTTTCACCGGATTTTAAAAGTTTAATGAAAGAATTGTTGGAAAGAAAAACCGGTATGAATGTAAAACGAATTCAAAACGGGATGAGTTTGAATCCTAATACAATTTATTTGATTACTCCCAGGAATAATTTAATCATAGAGAATCATTTTTTAAAACTTATAGAACAGGAAGAGCCACATCGACAGCATCCAAATTTTCCTATCGATTTATTTTTTCAATCCTTAGCTATTGATTTCAGGGATAATGCGGTTGGTATTATTCTTTCCGGTACGGGTTCTGATGGAACAAGGGGAATTCAGGCTATCAGTGAAACGGGTGGACTTACTTTTGTGCAATCACCCGTAACCGCAGAATTTGATGGAATGCCCCAAAGTGCAATTACTTCCGGATATGCAGACCATGTTTTGTCTCCTTCTCAAATAGCAGGCACCTTATATAAAATTTTAAAGGAAGGTCGAGACCTTCATCTTCCGAAGGATGGAAGTTTTGTCGATATATCTTCTTCTGATTTAAAGAAGGTTATTAGCATTATTAATGTTTCTGAAAACTTTGATTTTTCAAATTATAAACCCAGTACTCTGATAAGAAGAATTTCCAGGAGAATTTCTTTAAGTGCTTGTGAGCGTATTCAAGATTATATGAATCTATTGATTTCTACAGAAGAAGAAAGAATTCGTCTCAGGGAAGATTTAATGATTGGCGTAACTCGTTTCTTTCGAGATCCGGAATCCTGGGAAATTTTAGAAACAAAAATTATTCCTGACACCATCAATACAATAAAGGAAGGGGAGCAGTTGCGTGTTTGGATTCCGGCCTGTTCAACAGGAGAAGAAGCTTATTCTATGGCAATGTTGATTGATGAATGCCTGAGCAAGATGAATAAGTCTATTATTGTAAAAATATTTGCGACAGATATTGATAATGCTGCATTGGGTAAAGCAGCAGAAGGAATTTATTCCCCCGGTTCTATTACTAATATAAGTCCCCATCGCTTAGAAAAATATTTTTTACTTCGATCGGGAAACTATCATGTTTCCAGAAAGCTTCGTGAAATGATAATTTTTGCTCCTCATAACCTGGCTAAAAACGCAGGCTTTTCCAGAGTACATCTTGTGAGTTGTAGAAATGTCTTAATTTATATGTTACCAACCCTTCAGCAAAGGGTTTTACGAATGCTACATTTTTCTTTGGAGGTAAACGGAGTCTTATTTTTGGGTTCTGCTGAAGCACCGGGTGATTTAAGCGATGAGTTCTTTGTGATAGATGAAAAGAATAAATTGTATAGGAAGAAAAGAGATATTCGCTTTGTTCCTCTGGGACATAGTTATGACTATTCAATACCTTCGGTTCATCATAAAGCAAAGGTACAGGATAATACAAGGAAAGAACTTTATCTAAATACTGCATTTTCTCTCTACATGAAAAGTGAAGGTAATTCAGCCTTTTTTGTGAATCGTAATAATGAAATCATACATATACTGGCAGATGAATTGAAATTGCTAAAACTATTAGAAGGAGAACTCACAAGACATATAAATCATATTCTACTTTTGGACTTGAATGTACCGGTCAATACAGCTATCCATAGAGCCAGAAGAGAAAGACACAATGTGCAATATAGCGGGATTACTATCAATGTAAATGATTTGACCCAGAACTTAAATATCCAGGTAATGTTTCATGACCAGATTGGTGGAGAAGATGTTTTACTTGTGATTATTCAAGTCTCGAAATTGCAAAATAATTCTTTGGATAACCCAAAGATCTATGACCTTGATGATAATATAAGACAGAGGATTACAGAATTAGAGTTTGAATTACAACAAACAAGAGAAAACCTCCAAACTACTATTGAAGAGTTAGAAACTACTAATGAAGAACAACAGGCAACAAATGAAGAATTATTAGCTTCCAATGAGGAACTGCAAAGCACCAATGAAGAGTTACATTCTGTTAATGAAGAACTATATACGGTTAATACTGAATACCAGATAAAAATAAAACAACTAACAGAACTTACCAATGACATAGAAAACTTGCTTCGTAGCACGAATATTGGCGTAGTCTTTTTAGATAGAGAATTGAAAATACGAAAATTTACTCCGGCAGCGAGTATTGCTATAAATCTTTTAGAATCAGATATTAAGCGACCTCTAAAACATATAACTCATAATCTTGATTGTCCTGATTTAATACCTATTCTTAAATTAGCTTTGGATACTGAAAAAGCAATAGAAAAAGAAGTGCAGCTAATCAATAATAATGATATATTCTTAATGAGGGTGAATCCGTACAAGCGAGAAGATGGAATTTGTACCGGTCTTGTAATCTCTTTTATTAATATAAATGAGATTAAGAAAGTAGAAGAGCAACTTCAAAGAAGGACAAGGGAACTCGAAACCTTTTATAGTACTGCACCTTTAGGGCTTGCCCTCTTTGATATGGATAAACGCTTTATTCGGATGAACAATTTATTTAATAAAGTTAATAATACTTCTTCTTTTCAATATCTTGGAAAAACTCCCCGTGAGTTATTTGGTGAAATTGGAAAAGAGATTGAAAACTTATTAGAAAGTGTTAAGATGCTTAACAAACCTGTGTTTAACAAGGAAATTCAATATTTTGATAAAGATACTAATATATTAATTACCTGGCTATGCAATTGCTATCCGGCAGACCTCGCCGATGGGTACAAAGTAATCGGTTTTACTACTACGGATATTACAGAATTAAAAAATACTCAAGTAGCCTTATATAACTCCGAGTTAAGGTTTCGTCATGTTGTGGAAAATATCAGGGAAGTTCTGTTTGTTATTTCTCGTGATGGTCAGATGATCTATATAAATTCTTTATATGAAGAAATATGGGGAAAATCGCGTGAAAGTGTCTATAAAGAACCTGATTCCTGGTTTGAAGCGATAGATGGAGAAGACAGAGTCAGAATAAAAAATAGTCTTTATTTTCATTTAAAAAACGGAAAGGAAGTGGATGAAATTTTTAAAATAAGAGATGGTAAGGATAATCAACGCTGGATACAGATGAGAACCTATCCTGTTAAAGAAGGAGATGAATTCTTATATTTCGTTGGTATTGCTGAGGATATAACATCCAGAAAAAATTACGAAACTGAATTAAAGGAAGCAAAAGAATTAGCTCTTTCATCCAGTCGGGCTAAAACTGAGTTTTTAGCAAACATGAGTCATGAAATCAGAACTCCTATGAATGCGATATTAGGATATTCAGATATATTGTATTCTCAAATACATGAAGTTGAATATAAAGAGTATCTGGAGTCGATTAAGTCCAGTGGGAATATTTTGCTGGGTCTGATAAACGATATATTAGATATTACAAAAATAGAAACAGATAAAATGGAAATACATAAAGAACCGGTAAATATTTATAAAATTATTAATGAAATGAAAAATCTTTTTCACGGAAAGTTACAGGAAAAAGATCTTAAGTTCTATATTAATACTCCGGAAGAAGGATATTTAATATTTATTATGGATGAACTTCGGATGAGACAGATTTTTTTAAACTTGATAGGTAATGCTATAAAATTTACAGATGCCGGAAGTATAGAGGTTTCTTTGACTGTTTTGAATGTAGATTTAGCATATGATGGAAAAACGATAGCTGATATTGATATCCAAATAAAGGATACCGGGATTGGGATTCCGAAAGAAGAGCAGAATAGTATATTTGATATATTTAAACAGCATCCTTCTTTGGATAGAAAGAAATATGGTGGTACAGGCTTAGGTCTTTCAATCGTAAAGAAATTAATCGAAAAAATGAACGGGGAAATGAGTGTTGAAAGTGAAGAGGGGAAAGGAAGCAAGTTTATACTTCATTTTAAGGCAGTTGAAGTAGCTAGCCTATCTAAAGATGAAAAAAAAACCAGTAAGAATTTGAATCAGGATTTTTTAATAGGCAAGAGCATTTTAGTAGTAGATGATGTTACTTCCAATCGTGATGTAATTAGAGTTTATTTTAGGAAAAAAGATATAAAAATATTAGAATCATCTAATGGAATAAATGCCCTTGAAGTATTACAACAAGAAAAGGTAGACCTCATTCTTATGGACTTGAGGATGCCGGTGATGGATGGATATGAAACAATGAAACATATTCGTAATAGTGAAATATGGAAAAATATACCGGTAATTGCGCTAACAGCCTCTGTATTTGGAAGAGCCGGAGAAGATGAACTGATGAAATATGGTTTTAAAAGTGTTTTACAGAAACCTGTAATATTTGAAGAGCTATTAGAACAAATGAGAGAACTGTTTGCTGGATTATAAATAAGGTAGAAGTACCGTAAGTTCTTATTTATTGAGGAGAATGAAATTATACAAAATATTTATTTAGAGAGAGAAAATCAGATTGCATTTTTTCAATTTTAAAATTCGTTGCTGATTGATATAGTCTGTGGCTAAATTTTTGTAGTTCATGTAGTTTGTGTTCATTGGCAAATTCAATAAGTTCTGTTGCGAAATCTTCAATTTCATTATTTAGTAAGTGAGCCTTTACTAAATGGAATTTGGAACTGAAAACAATTCTGAATAATTCAAGATAGTCTTTCGGGATAGATACCGTTTCAGGAGATGATTCAGTTAAGTATTTCGTAATTTCCTGAAGTAACTCATTTTTCTTGATCGGTTTTTGAAGATAGGCTTGAATTTTTTTTAAGGTCTCTGATTTATCTTCTTCTTTGTAAACTGCGGTAAGAGCTATAATAGGAACCTGTTTTCCAATTTCGAGTTTTCTTATCTCTTCAATGGCAGTATAACCATCCATAATTGGCATTTGAAGGTCCATCAGGATAAGATCTATACTTCCATGTTTTGAAAAAATTTCAAGAGCTTCTTTTCCGTTATTAGCATCAAGAAGATTTAAATTATAGTTTTTTAAAAATTCCCTTATTACAAACCTATTGGAATCGATATCTTCAACAATGAGTACTGCTTTTTGATTAAAATCGTATGTAAGAATATTATTTCCAACTAAAATATTGGATGGTTCTTTTACTTCTTTGATATTCGGAAGAAAGACAGAAAATGTAGATCCTTTATTCGGACTGCTGATAACATGTATAGTACCTCCGAATAGTTGACATATGTTCTTTGTGATAGCTAATCCAAGACCTGTTCCCTCGTAGTTATTTTTGCTATTTGCATTTTGTCGATTAAAAGAAAAAAAGATTTCTTCCTGTTTATCTTGTTGAATACCAATTCCCGTGTCAATGATTTCTATAGTTAAATCAAAATCTTTCTTTGAAACATAATGGCAGATTACAACTAATTTTATACTTCCTTCATGAGTGAACTTAAATGCGTTACCAATCAGGTTTAGTAAAATTTGTTTTAGCCTGGTATCATCTATATTACAATAATCCGGTAAATTATTATCCAGGATTACTGAAAACTCGATTCCTTTTTCGAATTTATATTTTTTAAAGATTATTAAAAATTCATTGAATAGATCGCGAAGATTTACTACTTTATAATTCAATGTCAATTTGCCTGCTTCTAATTTAGAATATTCTAAAATATCATTAATCAGGTTTAAAAGAGTTTTTGCACTTATATCAATTCCTTCAAGAAATTCTTTTTTCTTTTCTTCATCGTTGACATATTTTAATAAATCGGCATAACCCAATACAGCATTTAAAGGGGTCCTAATTTCATGACTCATATTCGCCAAAAATTCGGACTTAGCTTTTTCTGCTTTTTGTGATTTCAGAAGAGCTTCTTCGAAGCGAGCTTCATAATTTTTTCTTTCCGTAATATTCCTACAGGTAATCAATATTAGTGGTTCAAGATTATCCTTAGAAATGTTTCTTACAAGAACTTCAACTGGAATCAGGGCACCCGGACAGGTATGTAAGTTTGTTTCAAACTTAAGATATGGTTTTGTATGCTTATTAGAAAAAAAAATAGATTTAATTTCCTGTAAAAAACCAGGAGCTATATCAGTTATATTTAAATTCTTAAATTCTTCCCGATTAAAGCCCAGCTCGGTACAGGTAATGTTATTAACTTCCTTAAAATCTCCATTTTCATTGATGATAAACATAAAATCAATTGAATCGTAAAAGAGAAGTTTATACCAGAATTCATTCATTATTTTTTGCTCGATAAAAATTATTTACAATGATTGCATATTAAGAGTCCATCAATGTATCCGCATCAATTATAATTCTAAAGCAAGTACCTTCGTTGATTTTACTTTCTACTTCAAGCCTACCTCCATGGAGATGGGTAAGTTTTTTCACGATCGCCAGCCCAATACCCGTACCGTTAATACTGCTTGTATTGCTTCCTCGAAAATAATCTTCAAATATTTTTTCCTGATCTTCTTTAGAGATTCCTACACCTTTATCCTTTACTGAAAATATAAAACCTGTACCGGTTTCTTTTAAAGTGCAGATAATGCTTGTATTCTCATTTGAATATTTAAGTGCATTTGAAATTATATTTGAGAAAATGTGGTAAACTATATTAGAATCTATAGAATAATTAAAATTCTCTCCTTCGCAAATAAATTCAATACGCTC from Leptospiraceae bacterium carries:
- a CDS encoding transposase, which produces MPAKNELHARVDLSADGLYQAIREEFSKIPDHRVNPSISLTDALMSAFAIFSQKNASLLEFEREKVKNKNLQSIYKIQEIPSDTQMREIVDEVSTGAFRKIYKNLFSKLQRGKVLESYRVLDDYYILSGDGTGFFSSGKIHCKSCLVKNKKSETLYQHMMYGACIVHPDKKEVIPLMFEPITNEDGKTKNDCELNASKRFIEDFRREHPHLKTIFVEDSLFSNAPHIELLKEKNLSFIIGAKEKNHKHLYNQLDKLQELKKTEQFCIEKDRFSHYFSFTNQISLNETSELKVNVLEYKQVDKKEHMIAFSWVTDIEITKENAYELMRIARARWKIENETFNTLKNQGYHFEHNYGHGSKNLSNNFATLMILAFLVDQIQQSSCALFRKALGTFHAKRLFWQKIRNLFEIFEFSSMEQLFQAIAYGFKANISIGENSS
- a CDS encoding response regulator, translated to MDEINRIESSFPVVAIGASAGGLKALEEFFQFMPEDSGAAFVVIQHLSPDFKSLMKELLERKTGMNVKRIQNGMSLNPNTIYLITPRNNLIIENHFLKLIEQEEPHRQHPNFPIDLFFQSLAIDFRDNAVGIILSGTGSDGTRGIQAISETGGLTFVQSPVTAEFDGMPQSAITSGYADHVLSPSQIAGTLYKILKEGRDLHLPKDGSFVDISSSDLKKVISIINVSENFDFSNYKPSTLIRRISRRISLSACERIQDYMNLLISTEEERIRLREDLMIGVTRFFRDPESWEILETKIIPDTINTIKEGEQLRVWIPACSTGEEAYSMAMLIDECLSKMNKSIIVKIFATDIDNAALGKAAEGIYSPGSITNISPHRLEKYFLLRSGNYHVSRKLREMIIFAPHNLAKNAGFSRVHLVSCRNVLIYMLPTLQQRVLRMLHFSLEVNGVLFLGSAEAPGDLSDEFFVIDEKNKLYRKKRDIRFVPLGHSYDYSIPSVHHKAKVQDNTRKELYLNTAFSLYMKSEGNSAFFVNRNNEIIHILADELKLLKLLEGELTRHINHILLLDLNVPVNTAIHRARRERHNVQYSGITINVNDLTQNLNIQVMFHDQIGGEDVLLVIIQVSKLQNNSLDNPKIYDLDDNIRQRITELEFELQQTRENLQTTIEELETTNEEQQATNEELLASNEELQSTNEELHSVNEELYTVNTEYQIKIKQLTELTNDIENLLRSTNIGVVFLDRELKIRKFTPAASIAINLLESDIKRPLKHITHNLDCPDLIPILKLALDTEKAIEKEVQLINNNDIFLMRVNPYKREDGICTGLVISFININEIKKVEEQLQRRTRELETFYSTAPLGLALFDMDKRFIRMNNLFNKVNNTSSFQYLGKTPRELFGEIGKEIENLLESVKMLNKPVFNKEIQYFDKDTNILITWLCNCYPADLADGYKVIGFTTTDITELKNTQVALYNSELRFRHVVENIREVLFVISRDGQMIYINSLYEEIWGKSRESVYKEPDSWFEAIDGEDRVRIKNSLYFHLKNGKEVDEIFKIRDGKDNQRWIQMRTYPVKEGDEFLYFVGIAEDITSRKNYETELKEAKELALSSSRAKTEFLANMSHEIRTPMNAILGYSDILYSQIHEVEYKEYLESIKSSGNILLGLINDILDITKIETDKMEIHKEPVNIYKIINEMKNLFHGKLQEKDLKFYINTPEEGYLIFIMDELRMRQIFLNLIGNAIKFTDAGSIEVSLTVLNVDLAYDGKTIADIDIQIKDTGIGIPKEEQNSIFDIFKQHPSLDRKKYGGTGLGLSIVKKLIEKMNGEMSVESEEGKGSKFILHFKAVEVASLSKDEKKTSKNLNQDFLIGKSILVVDDVTSNRDVIRVYFRKKDIKILESSNGINALEVLQQEKVDLILMDLRMPVMDGYETMKHIRNSEIWKNIPVIALTASVFGRAGEDELMKYGFKSVLQKPVIFEELLEQMRELFAGL
- a CDS encoding response regulator is translated as MNEFWYKLLFYDSIDFMFIINENGDFKEVNNITCTELGFNREEFKNLNITDIAPGFLQEIKSIFFSNKHTKPYLKFETNLHTCPGALIPVEVLVRNISKDNLEPLILITCRNITERKNYEARFEEALLKSQKAEKAKSEFLANMSHEIRTPLNAVLGYADLLKYVNDEEKKKEFLEGIDISAKTLLNLINDILEYSKLEAGKLTLNYKVVNLRDLFNEFLIIFKKYKFEKGIEFSVILDNNLPDYCNIDDTRLKQILLNLIGNAFKFTHEGSIKLVVICHYVSKKDFDLTIEIIDTGIGIQQDKQEEIFFSFNRQNANSKNNYEGTGLGLAITKNICQLFGGTIHVISSPNKGSTFSVFLPNIKEVKEPSNILVGNNILTYDFNQKAVLIVEDIDSNRFVIREFLKNYNLNLLDANNGKEALEIFSKHGSIDLILMDLQMPIMDGYTAIEEIRKLEIGKQVPIIALTAVYKEEDKSETLKKIQAYLQKPIKKNELLQEITKYLTESSPETVSIPKDYLELFRIVFSSKFHLVKAHLLNNEIEDFATELIEFANEHKLHELQKFSHRLYQSATNFKIEKMQSDFLSLNKYFV